A region from the Streptosporangium sp. NBC_01756 genome encodes:
- a CDS encoding substrate-binding and VWA domain-containing protein codes for MYEQPQRRRRNFAPFVIAIILAGALIVGLRLYMGGTEPSRRQGAEQTKACGDGGTTLTVAASSEKAELLRELAAGYNGREVGGRCADVVVETKASGGAMQALARGWDERQDGPRPDVWSPASSGWVTLLQQRATGNDTGSLVAPENPSIAKTPLVIAMPKPMAEALGWPGKKLGWSDLLDLSAGSWAKYDHPEWGRFRLGKTNPNFSTSGLNATVGAYFAATGLSGDLSERNVADAGAREFVRGVERSIVHYGDTTLTFLSNLQRADDAGAGLSYISAVAVEEKSVWDYNQGNPTGDPGTLGKHGKPKVPLVAIYPKEGTLSSDNPYAVLTAPWVDDAKRKVAADFLAYLQAPEQQQRFADAAFRSYEGKAGKLITKANGLLPAEPETTLSPPAPNVLDKVLSSWSDLRKPANVLMVIDVSGSMGADVPGTGESKLDLAKQAAINALPQFGPHDKVGLWMFSTKRDGDKDHLELAPLGPVDDAQRKRLKARINGLTPDGGTGLYDTSLAAYRHVRDRHSGDAINAVVFLTDGKNEDTDSVSLANLLPDLRAESAEESVRMFTIAYGQDADLEVLRQISETTDAAAYDSRQPGSIDQVFTAVVSNF; via the coding sequence TTGTACGAGCAGCCGCAGCGACGGCGCAGGAACTTCGCCCCGTTCGTCATCGCGATCATTCTCGCCGGAGCGCTGATCGTCGGTCTGCGGCTGTACATGGGGGGCACCGAGCCGTCCCGGCGGCAGGGGGCGGAACAGACCAAGGCCTGCGGGGACGGCGGGACCACCCTGACCGTGGCCGCGTCGTCGGAGAAGGCCGAGCTGCTCCGGGAGCTCGCGGCCGGCTACAACGGCCGGGAGGTCGGCGGGCGCTGCGCCGACGTCGTCGTCGAGACCAAGGCCAGCGGCGGGGCGATGCAGGCGCTCGCCCGCGGCTGGGACGAGCGCCAGGACGGGCCCCGGCCGGACGTCTGGTCGCCGGCCAGCAGCGGCTGGGTCACCCTGCTCCAGCAGCGTGCCACCGGGAACGACACCGGCTCCCTGGTCGCGCCGGAGAACCCGTCGATCGCCAAGACGCCCCTGGTCATCGCGATGCCCAAGCCGATGGCCGAGGCACTGGGCTGGCCGGGCAAGAAACTCGGCTGGTCCGACCTGCTCGACCTGTCGGCCGGTTCCTGGGCCAAGTACGACCATCCGGAGTGGGGCCGGTTCCGGCTGGGCAAGACCAACCCCAACTTCTCCACCAGCGGCCTCAACGCCACCGTCGGCGCCTACTTCGCCGCCACCGGCCTTTCCGGCGACCTGTCGGAGCGGAACGTGGCCGATGCCGGGGCCCGGGAGTTCGTGCGGGGCGTGGAACGCTCGATCGTGCACTACGGCGACACGACGCTGACGTTCCTGTCGAATCTGCAGCGGGCCGACGACGCGGGAGCGGGACTGAGCTACATCTCCGCGGTGGCCGTGGAGGAGAAGTCGGTCTGGGACTACAACCAGGGCAACCCGACGGGTGACCCCGGCACCCTGGGCAAGCACGGCAAGCCGAAGGTGCCGTTGGTGGCGATCTACCCCAAAGAAGGCACGCTCTCCTCCGACAACCCCTACGCCGTGCTGACCGCGCCGTGGGTGGACGACGCCAAGCGCAAGGTGGCCGCCGACTTCCTGGCCTACCTGCAGGCTCCGGAGCAGCAGCAACGGTTCGCCGACGCGGCCTTCCGGTCGTACGAGGGGAAGGCCGGCAAGCTGATCACCAAGGCGAACGGCCTGCTCCCCGCCGAGCCGGAGACGACGCTCAGCCCGCCCGCCCCCAACGTGCTGGACAAGGTGCTCTCCAGCTGGTCCGACCTGCGCAAGCCCGCGAACGTGCTCATGGTGATCGACGTCTCCGGCTCGATGGGCGCCGACGTGCCCGGCACCGGCGAGAGCAAGCTGGACCTGGCCAAACAGGCCGCGATCAACGCGCTGCCCCAGTTCGGACCGCACGACAAGGTCGGGCTGTGGATGTTCTCCACCAAGCGGGACGGTGACAAGGACCACCTGGAGCTGGCTCCGCTGGGCCCCGTGGACGACGCCCAGCGCAAAAGGCTGAAGGCCAGGATCAACGGCCTGACCCCCGACGGCGGGACCGGCCTCTACGACACCTCGCTCGCCGCCTATCGGCATGTGCGCGACCGGCACAGCGGTGACGCGATCAACGCGGTGGTCTTCCTGACCGACGGCAAGAACGAGGACACCGACAGCGTCTCGCTGGCGAACCTCCTGCCCGACCTGCGCGCCGAGTCAGCCGAGGAGTCGGTGCGGATGTTCACCATCGCCTACGGTCAGGACGCCGATCTCGAGGTGCTCCGGCAGATCTCCGAGACGACCGACGCGGCCGCCTACGACTCCCGGCAGCCCGGAAGTATCGACCAGGTGTTCACCGCGGTGGTATCCAACTTCTGA